The Acidobacteriota bacterium sequence AGTTCTGATATATCAGGATTAATGCTTAAAATTATCTCCCCGGCTGGGGAAATCTGGGGAATGATATCCATCACTATCCCCACGGGAACAATTTGAACATACACAGATGGGGCTGTAATGGCTCCTGTAACAACTGCTGTTATAAAAGTCTGCATACTGAAAAATGCTTCTTCTCGTACCACCCTTATAACAGCTTTTTCGTTATTGAGAGCTGAAACTCTTGGAGAAGAAAGAACATTTAAATTACCCTGTCTTGAGAGGGCATCTATTAAAAGATCGATCTTATTGTTTGAAATTGCATACTGGAAACTTCCGTATGAAGGATTTAAAGCCTGCTCAGTTACATTTCCTACATCTTGCTTAATCGAAGGAAACTTTAACGTATCGGTAGAAGGAAGGGTTCCAAAAAAATCTTTTGGATTTAAAACAGCACTCCAGTTTACTCCCATTTGATGACCTCGATCCAGAATAACTTCTATCATCTTTGCTTCTATCCAGACCTGTCTATGAGCCGAACCCTCTAAAGCTTCGATTAAATAAGCTGCTTGATTAATCTTTTCAGGAAAATCAGTAATCATTACGATACCTGTTTGAGGGCTTATCAATAATTTCCTTCCTGTTCCATCGGAATAGGAATAGGGTGTAGGAACTTCTCCAGGTGTTCCCTTTAAAGACTTTCCAAATATCACACTTTCTAAACCAGTCTGTAAATCACTCCATAGATTAGTTGCTGTTCTTGTTCTTATATCAGTCCTACTCTGAGCTTCACTCCCACCACCAACAACTCCTCCACCTGCGACACCTCCTCCTGCTGCAGCTCCGCCTGCCCTTGAAGTATAGATTACGTCTCTACTTCCCTCACGGGATGCAGCAATATAATTCAAATAGAATACCCTGGTTTCCATTTTCTGTTTGAAAACCCTTAATATTTTCCCATCCCAGCTGTAATCAAGACCTAATGTGGGTAAGATATAATACAATATCTTTCCCAGAGCGACTTTCTTTAAATCCACAATTGGAATTGTTCCCTTTACATCAGGATCAATGAGAATACTAATATCAGTATCTCTTGATATCAGCAACAGTACATCTCTTATATCAGCTTCTTCTAACGCAAGATTATATTTCTGCTCTTCTTCAGGAACTTTGGGTTTCTCCTTTGGAACTTCTTTAATTATTGCAAGATCCTCTTTTGGAATTTCTTCGACTTTCTCTTCTGGCTTTGGAGGTGTTACTTTTGGTTTTAACTCTTTTTTGGGAGCACAATTAAAGCTAATCAGGAAAAAAATAATAACAATACTTGCTATTATTTTTCCTTTCCAAAAAATTTGTTTTTTCCTCATTTACACCCCATTTAAATATATTATTTTTTCTTTTCAAATAATCCTATTGTTTCTTCAATTCCACCAACTTCAATTATAATTTTATCCCTAAATATTGATTTAATCAATACTCCATCGATCGAATCGCCTGCCTTGTAAATTTCGCCGTTTATTAATACTAATCTTCTATTTCTGTCGATTAGAATTCCACTAATATTTAAAGTAACTGCACTCTGGGGGGCTGTCTGGACTACTTTCTGGACTGAAACTTCTTTTGTCTCAGGGAGAAAAAATGGGTCCTTTCCCCATTCATTATCCAGAGCAGAATCTTCAATTCTTTGAAGCTCTACTTTTTTATTTAAATCCACTGAATCCAGAATTGTTTTTACAGGCTCTTCACTCTCAAGAGTTTGACTTCCAAGAATGGATGAGCCAGTGGTAACACTTTGTTGCCCAATTGGGCTCACATTTTGTTTAAGATTGGTTCTTATACTCTCAGCAGGTTTAGACTCTCTTATTTGAGGAGACTTGACATTTGACTTTGTAAGACTGATAATAGCTCGAGCTCCTAAAATAACAGCAATTACCACGAGGACAGCTGCTACATATTTATTCTTTAACATTGTCTCCTTTTTTATAATAAACTTTTAAATAAACAATGTATAGAACCTCTCCCACCTGTCTCTTAACATCAATTTTTATAATGGAAACAAGATAATTTACATGAGTAGCTTCGTTTATGAAATTAATACAATTTTTAAAATCCCCAGAATACGATAATTTCAACAAAAAAGACTCCATTACTTCATATCTCATATCTATTTCTTTTACATTCTTTTCCTTTAATCCCTTAAGTTCCTCTACATTTCCTTGAGAAGAAATGGTTTGTGGAACATTTATTGACATATCTGTTATCTCAGAATTTATCGAGACATCTGCCATAGCATTTCTTTTTGCAATTTCTCGAATTTCCTTAATCACCGATGAATTAAAAAGAATAAGATCCTCTCGTGTATTTATCATCGGAACTTTTTTATCAAATTCTCTATTCATTTGATCCCAGTAACTTTGCTCTAACCCATCAGGCCTCTCAAAATTTCTCCATTCGACATTGAATTTTTCGATTTTTTTATTGTATTCATCAATCTTTCCTTTAAGTTCATCAAAACTCTTTATTTCTTGGTTAAAAAATAAAAGATAAGACAACACCGGAAATATAAAGATTATTATATAGATAGAATATTTGAGAATTAAATTAATTGATATATTTCTAATATTCATTTCCTAAATACAATTCTCCTTTTACACTAAATTCAAGGATTATATTGGATTTAGTTTCTGGACCCTGCATTGTTGGAGGATTTCTATCGCCTTTTAGATTCAAGCCGGAAAAAGAAAAGTTTTTAGAATAAGAAAATTCTCTTATTTTCTGGAAAAATTTTATAAAGGAATCCTGAGCTGTTGTCTGATCTTTTGAATTTACCTCACCTTTAAAATCCACCTCCCATTTACTAATTTTGTTAGTGGTGGAAAATGATTTTATGTTTATTTCAGCCGGAATTATTAAACTTAAATCCTGGATAAATTTCGATATTATGTAAGATTTTTCTTTTGGGCTTTTTAAAATTTCTCTTCTTTCATAAAATTTTAGCCTTATTTCTTTAATTTTATTAATCTCCTCTAAATAGCTTGATGCTTCCTGATAACTCTTTTCTTTCTGTTTAATCTCTTTTTTATACTTTGAGCCTATAGAACCTAAATAGCTGTTTACTCCAATAAAAACCAAAATAAAGATTGCAGCTGCAATACCTGTCTGTTTGATTCTTCTTTTGATTTCAATCTTTTCTGATATTTCTTTAGGAACAAAATTTATCCCTTCTTTTAGAATCACACTGAGAGCCCCTCCTATTAATGTGTAGAAATTGCTGAGAAAGGCTCTCAAATCCTTTTCAGAAATGGGGGGAATCTCGACAAAATCTTTTACCATTTCCCAGTTAACAAAGGAAATAGGAATTTTTAACCCAGTCCTAATAGGATCGATTAATTTATCCATATATTCAAAAGTTCCTCCTATCAGCATTGAATTCACTTCATATCCTCTATTTTTCTGTTTGAAGAATTGAAAAGATCTCGTTATTTCCTGGAGTAATCTTGAAATCTCCATTTCTGATTCAGTAAGAATCTCTGACTTTATTGGAAACTCTCTTGTCAAAACCCATATATTTTCTTTAAATATAAGAAGAGAAGCTTTATTTTCAGATACATCAAGAAAAGAAATCGATGTTCCCTTGCTTACACCCTTTGTTAGTTTTAATACATTAAAAAATGCTTGAGAGGAAGAGGTCATCTTTGAAGGGATTAAATTTATTTTATTAAGTATATCTATATACTTATTAAGGTGCTCTTTCAAAACCATGGATACTATTGCCTCTTTTTTTCTTACCCCTCCTTCCAACAATCCTTCGCCTGATAAAAAATAGTCAAATTGAACATCTTCAAGAGATGGAACCAATTTCTTAACTTCCCGGGCTATAATTAAACTCAGGTCTTTCGGAGATAAAGGAGGCACTGTTATGCTAAACTGGTTAATTAAGGATGATGGAAGTAACAGCACTGCCTCTTTTGCTTTATATCTTTCCTCTTGAATTTTATTTCCAATTTCAAACGGCATTCTCTCAAAATTGTCTACCTCAAACTGATGATACTTGTTTATTTTAATTTTCTTTCCTGAAAGCAAAACTTCCATCATTTTAACTTTATTCTCTTCAATTTCTAAAATTAAGTATAAATTTTTAAGCATTTGAAATTTTCATCAATAAGAAGGAATCTGTTGCCCGATCTGGCCAGTTAAACTCCAGAGCGGAAGGAAAATTGATAAGGCTATGAATAAAACAAACCCCCCTAAAAAAATAATCATCATAGGCTCAAGAACACCGAACATCTGTCTTATGGCAGCTGGTATTTCTCTGTCATAGTAATCAGAAACTTTGTTAAGAGTATCATCAAGAGCACCTGTCTCTTCTCCCACTTCAATCATTCTTGTTACAAGCGAAGGAAATTCTTTGCTCTTTTTGATTCCACTTGAAAGAGATTCGCCTCTCATTATTTCTTCTCTCAATCTTCTTATTTCTTTTGCGACAACTGCATTGACCACAACTTTTTCAAGAATTGAAAGAGCCTGAATTATCCCAATTCCCGTACGATAAAGAACACTTAAATAATGAGAAAATCTTGAAAGGGCTAATTTTCTGAAAATATTTCCTAACACAGGCAATCTTAATTTAAGATTATCCCAGAAAAATCTTCCTTTCTCTGTTCTGTAAGTAATTCTGTAAAATACTACAAATCCTATGACTGTTATTAAAGGAAGATACCAGTAATTTTCAAAGAAATTTGAAAGAGTGATGACAGTCTTTGTGGGCATCGGAAGTTCCACATTGAACTCCTTTAGAACAGGGATAATTTTTGGAATTGTAAAGCTCATCATAAGAGTTATCAATCCAATGACCATCAGGATAACAATTGTAGGATACATTGATGCCTGCCTTACCTGTCCAGTGAGTTCCTCTTGCCATTCTAAAAATCTTATAAGATCCTTTAAAACTTTATCCAGATTTCCAGTAGCCTCTCCAGCTTTAACAACACTTACATATAGCTCTGAAAATGTCCTTGGATATTTGGCAATAGCATCTGAAAAAAAAGCTCCTGCAGAGACCTGTCGAACAATATCTCTCATAATTTTTTTCAGCCTTCCATTTTCAGTAGCATCTGCAAAATCATCCAGTGCTGTTAATAGGGGAACTCCTGCCTCAAGGGATGTGGCCAAATGGATGGTAAAGATTAAAACATCCCTTCTTCTTATTTTGGTCCGTTTACCTGAAGCTTTCTCCTTTTTTTTAATCTCAATAGCTTTTATGAGGAAAAGGCTCATCTTTTCAAGGGCTTCACTTAGAGAATCCTCATTGTCAGAAAGTAAAACCCCTCTAATAACCTTTCCGTTATAATCTTTTGCTTTATATTGATAATATGGCATCAGGCTTCTCCAAAGGAAACTCTCAGAACTTCTTCAACAGTGATTCTCCCCTTCTTAACAAGTTCCATTCCCCTTTCAAAAAGAGTTATGAACCCCTCTTCTAAAGCTGCATTTTTCAATGCGATAGAGTCTGCACCATTCATTATCAATTTTTTTATTTTTTCGGTAACCAATAAAAGTTCAAATATTCCAATTCTGCCTCTATAACCCTTTCCTTTGCATTTTTCACATCCTTCACCTCTATAAAAAACTACATTATCTGCATACGCAGATTCAATTTTTGCCAAAACATCCTCAGGCGGAATATAGGAAATCTTGCAATCATCACATATCAACCTTACAAGCCTCTGGGCAATAACTGCAATAAGAGAAGAAGAGATGAGAAAAGGTTCAGTCCCCATGTCTATAAGTCTCGGTATAGCTCCAACCGAATCATTTGTATGTAAAGTAGAAAGAACAAGATGTCCGGTAAGAGCTGCCCTTATTGCCATTTCTATCGTTTCTTTATCCCTCATCTCTCCGATTAAAATTATATCTGGATCCTGCCTTAATATTGACCTTAATCCCATTGCAAATGTAAACCCTGCTTTAGGATTCACCTGAGATTGCCTTATCACTGGAAATTCATATTCAACTGGATCTTCAATTGTAATTATATTCTTCTCAATTGAATTAAGATAAGAGAGGGCAGAA is a genomic window containing:
- a CDS encoding type II secretion system F family protein; the protein is MPYYQYKAKDYNGKVIRGVLLSDNEDSLSEALEKMSLFLIKAIEIKKKEKASGKRTKIRRRDVLIFTIHLATSLEAGVPLLTALDDFADATENGRLKKIMRDIVRQVSAGAFFSDAIAKYPRTFSELYVSVVKAGEATGNLDKVLKDLIRFLEWQEELTGQVRQASMYPTIVILMVIGLITLMMSFTIPKIIPVLKEFNVELPMPTKTVITLSNFFENYWYLPLITVIGFVVFYRITYRTEKGRFFWDNLKLRLPVLGNIFRKLALSRFSHYLSVLYRTGIGIIQALSILEKVVVNAVVAKEIRRLREEIMRGESLSSGIKKSKEFPSLVTRMIEVGEETGALDDTLNKVSDYYDREIPAAIRQMFGVLEPMMIIFLGGFVLFIALSIFLPLWSLTGQIGQQIPSY
- a CDS encoding secretin N-terminal domain-containing protein, which produces MRKKQIFWKGKIIASIVIIFFLISFNCAPKKELKPKVTPPKPEEKVEEIPKEDLAIIKEVPKEKPKVPEEEQKYNLALEEADIRDVLLLISRDTDISILIDPDVKGTIPIVDLKKVALGKILYYILPTLGLDYSWDGKILRVFKQKMETRVFYLNYIAASREGSRDVIYTSRAGGAAAGGGVAGGGVVGGGSEAQSRTDIRTRTATNLWSDLQTGLESVIFGKSLKGTPGEVPTPYSYSDGTGRKLLISPQTGIVMITDFPEKINQAAYLIEALEGSAHRQVWIEAKMIEVILDRGHQMGVNWSAVLNPKDFFGTLPSTDTLKFPSIKQDVGNVTEQALNPSYGSFQYAISNNKIDLLIDALSRQGNLNVLSSPRVSALNNEKAVIRVVREEAFFSMQTFITAVVTGAITAPSVYVQIVPVGIVMDIIPQISPAGEIILSINPDISELVEIRQFQAEGTMATQPVIDRRSIDTVAKAKNGETIVIAGIIRERKKEVLRGVPFLMKVPFLGTLFRRTEQVLERSELVILITPTLMVGKKIIELTEEEKRRIEEATRPFHFGDIDPWKEGIKGELRKRN